taaaaatttatatttaacattttaaatggTAATTTGCGGTTGGCACGAATGGAACAAATCCACCATATTAGATCGTAATTTAGATATAATATCATCATGTAATGTAGCGACACAATCAAATTAAAAACCTACTTATGCAATTATTTTGAACTAACACGTAAAATAGGCATTAAGGAAAAATTGTTATGCAAACGTAAGAATTTTTTAAGCGGGTGTAAAGAATGCTCAGAGTTTTCCAAAACGATAACTGAATTAATAAAAAGTCAAGTGCCTTATAAAGGCTTACAAAGAAACAGAACTGAAACAGAGCTACCGAAACAAACGGACATTACGTCCACAAACAACTAAGGCCACTAAAACCTATTTCTTCGACAACTAACTTTGACAAATAACAGAATATGACCAAGTCATTTAATTGAGAACTAACGAACTTAATAAACTCAACATTCCCTCCCTTGAACTAAACCCTTTGACAAGGTTCAGTTCAGAATCCCCATTCCAAACGCTGCTCTGATCTTCTGAAACGAGGCCAACTTCAATGATTTTGTCATTACGTCTGCCAGTTGCATCTCGGTTGGACAACAGACCAGCTTGATGATCCCCTGCTTGGATAAGTCCCTCAAGAAGTGATAACGAACCCTGATATGTTTTGATCTTCCATGCATGACTGCATTCTTGGACAGCTTTATAGTAGACGTGTTGTCGCACAATAACACTATCTCTTCAGCTTGATCGTGACTGATTTCCTCTAATATCCTCATCATCCATATAGCCTGACACGCAGAAGTATCACCTGCTACATATTCAGCTTCAGTACTCGAAAGAGTTACAATCGGCTGCTTTCTTGAGGACCACGCTACAGCTCCTCCACTCATCAAAAATACATAACCTGATGTACTCTTGCTATCATCTATGTCTCCGGCGTAGTCACTGTCAGTGTAGGCTATGAGTTCGCTTTCTTCTCCTCGTTTGTACCAAATCCCATACTCCAAAGTGCCTTTCAAGTACTTCATGATTCTCTTCACAGCAGCAAGATGTAACTGGGTTGGATTTGACATGAAACGGCTAATGAGGCTTACCACAAACATCAAGTCTGGACGTGTAGCGGTGAGATACATCAAGCTCCCCACCATTTGTTTGTACTGTGTTGAGTCGATCTTCACACCATCTTCATCTCTGCCAATCTTTTGTCCTGGAACAATTGGATTGTTCACCGAGTTGAAACCTTGCATCCTAAATCGATCAATTACTTAAGCTGCATACTTCTTCTGTGAGATGAAGATTCCATCATCTCTTTGTGTTACTTCTATCCCCAAGAAGTACTTCATTCTGCCCAAGTCTGTCATATCAAACTCCCTCTTCATGGAACTTTTGAATTCTTCCAGCATCTTATCATCATTTCCAGTGAACAgaagatcatcaacatagacACTTACAATGAGTATTTTACCTCCATCTCGCTTGAAGAACAAGGTTTGCTCACTGAGGCTGCTCGTGAAGCCTTCCCTAACAAAGTGTGCTTCAATGCGGCTGAACTAGGCTCTTGGTGCTTGTTTCAAGCCATAAAGAGCTTTGTGAAGCTTGTAAACCATGTGTTCCTTGCCTTGAGGTTGCTCCACAAATACCTCTTCTTCCAATTCACCGTGTAAGAATACTGAATTGACATCAAGTTGATGCACTCCCCATCCTCTTTGTGCCGCCAAAGCCAAGATCATCCTTACAGTATCCAGACGAGCTACAGGCGCAAACACCTCCGTATAGTCTATCCCATATTCTTGCGCATAGCTCTTAACAACCAGTCTTGCTTTGAATTTATCAACCTCTCCCAACTCATTGAGTTTGGTTTTATAAATCCATTTCACACCAATAGCTTTTGTTGCGTCTGGAAGCAGGGTCAGTGACCATGTTTGGTTTCTTTCGATGGACTTGATCTTTGCGTCCATAGCTTCTTTCCACTTCGAGCACTTGACCGCTTCATGAAAGCTTGTAGGATCTGAGATGATCATGAAAGCAAGATGTTCCACCTCAATGCTCGCCATGTTAGCTTCATCTTCTGCATCAGAGAGATCATTTCCTGAGGTGTAATCGACTGCCCAAACTGGTGGTCTCCTTACTCTTCCCTATCTTTCCTCTGCTACTGGAGCATTCTCATTCACGTTTGCTTGAACTTCTCCTGCTCCACCTACTGCATCTATCACTGCATCGTCTTCCCTTCTCTCATTCTCAGTACCATTGTTGTCAGTCTTCCATTCAAGCTCTGTTGATTCGTCTTCATGAGTGTTGTTATCCCATTTCCACTGTTTGTCTTCTTCAAATACTACATCCCGGCTGATGTGAAGCTTCTTTTCTATTGGATCATACATCTTGTACCCCTTAGACTCATTGCTGAACCCGAGCAGAATGCATTTGACACTCTTGTTGTCCAGCTTGGTGCGTTTCACATCAGAAACATGGACATGTCCTATACACCCGAAGATCCTGAAATACTCAACAGAAGGCTTTCTCCCACTCCAAGCATCTTCAGGTGTCATGTCTTTGACTGCTGATGTAGGCGATCTGTTGAGAACATGGTTTGTCCACTGCACTGCATCTGACCAGAATGTCTTTGGGATCTCCTTCTCAGTTAGAACCATCCTTACCATGTTCATGATTGATTTGTTCTTGCGTTCTGCAACGCCATTTTGCTGCGGAGTATAGGCAGTCATCATTTGCCTTTTGATGCCATGGTCTTTGCAGTACTCATTGAACTCTCTAGAGTTGTACTCTCCTCCCATATCCGTCCTTAAGCACTTAATGAACACGCATGTCTGCTTCTCAACAAAAGACTTGAACAACTTGAAGTAGTGAAAGGCTTCTGACTTCTCAAGTGCAAAGTAAATCCAAGTTTTTCGAGAGAAATCATCAATAAAACTGATCAGGTACCTCTTCTGAGAATGAGATGGTGGAGTGATTTGACCACACAAGTCCGAGTGAATGAGCTCCAATTTCTCAGTTGCTCTCCACGTGCTCTTCTTTGGAAAAGGTACCCGATGTTGCTTCCCTTTCAGGCatacttcacatgctttctcaACTTGCTCAACTCTGGGAAGACCGATGACCATGTTCTTGTTGTGCAAGGTGAGCAACCCCTTGTAGCTGAGATGACCATACCGATGGTGCCACATTTCGGCTTGCTCTGAGTTATCAGTCTGCAAGCATTGTTCTTCTCCCTCCGCGTTGGTGTGTGTTTCAGTGATCAACACATACATCCTGTTTGCACTCATGATGGATTCAGCAATCTTGCCTTTGGTAGGATGAAAGATGCAACATTTCTTTTGTGTCCCTCCCTTAAACAGCACATCCAAACCCTTCTCTTGCAGCTGACCAACGCTCAATAGGTTGTTCCTCAGATCAGGAACGTAATAGACATCACTCAGCACATAACATACACCTTGCAGCTTGATCTTCACGGCCCCTTTTCCACTTACATCGAGTTTGTGATTttttccaagcttgacactaTGTGTGAATGTTGTGTCCAAGCTTGAGAACATGCTTCGATCTCCACACATGTGATTGGAGCATCCAGAATCCACAAACCACGCATCACTCCTCTTTGTACCATTGAGTTCTATATACGCCATCAGTAAAACCTCATGTTCTTCCTCTATCTCCGCATAATGAGCCTCATTCTTCTGATTTAGACACTCATATTGGTAATGTCCAAGGTTGTGGCATCTGTAGCACTCGATCACAGCCTTGTTGAAGGAGAGTCCTCATCCTCTGCCTCTTCCACGATATGAACCTCTGCCCCTTCCTCTGACATTGAAggcttgatcttcttcttcatggcTCGTTCTCTTGAGCTTTTGTTCATGAACCGCCAAAGAGCTCTGTAGCTCATCAATGGACATGCTTGTCGTGTCCTTTGATTCTTCAATCGAGATCACTACGTAAGTGAATTTCTCTGTCAACGTTCTGAGAATATTCTCTACGATCTTCGAATCAGGCATGATCTGACCATTGCTTCTCATTTTGTTTGAGACAGTCATCACTCTCCCAAAGTAATCATCAATCTTCTCGTCTCCCTTCATAGCCAGCACCTCAAATTCTCTTCTCAGTGTGTTGAGGAGAGATCGCTTCACTCTTTCATTTCCACCAAACTTCCTCTTCATCGAATCCCATATCACCTTGGAGTTTCGACGATCCAGGATTTGCTCAAACACGGTTCGATCAATTGCCTGAAACAAGTAGTGTTTCACCTGATGATCCTTCATCTTGAGATCCTCCAGATCCTTCCTTTGAGCAGCAATAACTTCAACACCTTCTGCTGGCTCAGAGTAACCCTCGGCCACCATGTTCCATAGACCCTTAGCTCGCAACAGATTCTCCATCAACTCGCTCCAATGATCATAGTGACCATCGAAGTGTGGAATCTTCGTAAGCGTCTTATCGTCACCCatgtctttctctctctcagaTCACTTTGcttttgctctgataccaaatgtaaaGAATGCTCAGAGTTTTCCAAAACGATAACTGAATTAATAAAAAGTCAAGTGCCTTATAAAGGCTTACAAAGAAACAGAACTGAAACAGAGCTACCGAAACAAACGGACATTACGTCCACAAACGACTAAGGCCACTAAGACCTATTTCTTCGATAACTAACTTTGACAAATAACAGAATATGACCAAGTCATTTAATTGAGAACTAACGAACTTAATAAACTCAACAGCAAGTGGTACTTTAATAGATTCAAATCTGATTCCGGTATGTCTCGCTGGTTGTCTTTGCTTATTCAGTACTAGTGTACTACATTTACAAGGGACGAGCAAGGCTATTATTACCAGCTAATCCAAGTCCGACACAAACGAGGGAAAATGGTCCACAAGTTATCTTCACTTAGTGCACTGTACAAGTTCGTAGTTtcttactatatttttttttgtttttcagcGTCATAAAAGCAACTATTATTTtccattatttgtttttttttttttttttttttttggaacatatTTTCCATTATTTGTTAGTTTTCGTATTTCGTAGTACAGGAAtgaaaaaaaacagttaaattttaatatattgattCGCATGTAGATGACTCATAACTCACGAATACTATTCGTTGTAGCTTGTAACTTCAATACCACTCGAAACGAGAGCCTTTTTCGCATTCACTTCTCCTCGTTTTTGAGTATTGTTTCGGATTCTCCGCAGAAAGGTCAACGACTCTTTTTTATCAAGTAGGTCATAACTTTTCTTAATGCTGATAAAGTTTTGGATAAGGTTTTTTTGTTCGGGTAATCAGTTTTTGATAAGTTTTTCAACGATTCTTGACTAACTCAATGTTTTTCCACACTGCTTGCATCAactatatataagtatataatatttttggcaAAAGAGAATCTCaaagatatttatttaaaaatgaaagaaTATTAAATggtatatttaagtattttagagaaaattgaCAGGTAGACCAGATATCAACAAGATATTTACAATAAACAGAAGAATTCATATTACGCTGAATTACGCTAAGTACATCGTGGAAGTTAAGAAATGATGTGCGCGTACGTACTGGCAGAAACTGCCAGTGAAATCCACAAATTTTGTCCCCACCAATTGTCTGAATTTACAATATTATTTgtcaaaataaatatcaaaataaatatttaaaacttaaagAGAAACAACACGACCCCATGTGAATATCggtatttttcttcttcattcttttcTAAGGCCAATAATTTAGAACAAAGTTGGAACTAAAATTCCACAaaggattttcttttttttttgacaaggGGATTACCAAATGAGCTATCGAATCTTTAACAAAGGATACTATTACAAACtttatttgattgttttgagtTCGCATTATCTTATTACTAAGTGTTTTACCCGCACATGCAGACATAATTCTTTTATAAATACGTATTAaagatcaaaaaatttaaatcaaacattcaatttatattattttattagtctTTCAATTTATACTGATTTATTAGTTTTTCAATTTCTTAATTTTCAActttattgatttaaaaaacattattttctagataacaacataaatattttttattttaaaatatgttgttaTCCTTAACCAGTTTttactatattaatttataaacaattatctaactaaataaaaaatatatataattgttaatATAACGTGATGttattaaaccaaaattttggaattATCATAACctacaaaatctcaaaataaattaaaagcacaaaaaaattagtctaaactcaactttacatatt
This Brassica napus cultivar Da-Ae chromosome C6, Da-Ae, whole genome shotgun sequence DNA region includes the following protein-coding sequences:
- the LOC125588551 gene encoding secreted RxLR effector protein 161-like, which encodes MQGFNSVNNPIVPGQKIGRDEDGVKIDSTQYKQMVGSLMYLTATRPDLMFVVSLISRFMSNPTQLHLAAVKRIMKYLKGTLEYGIWYKRGEESELIAYTDSDYAGDIDDSKSTSGYVFLMSGGAVAWSSRKQPIVTLSSTEAEYVAGDTSACQAIWMMRILEEISHDQAEEIVLLCDNTSTIKLSKNAVMHGRSKHIRVRYHFLRDLSKQGIIKLVCCPTEMQLADVMTKSLKLASFQKIRAAFGMGILN
- the LOC106373751 gene encoding uncharacterized protein LOC106373751, giving the protein MGDDKTLTKIPHFDGHYDHWSELMENLLRAKGLWNMVAEGYSEPAEGVEVIAAQRKDLEDLKMKDHQVKHYLFQAIDRTVFEQILDRRNSKVIWDSMKRKFGGNERVKRSLLNTLRREFEVLAMKGDEKIDDYFGRVMTVSNKMRSNGQIMPDSKIVENILRTLTEKFTYVVISIEESKDTTSMSIDELQSSLAVHEQKLKRTSHEEEDQAFNVRGRGRGSYRGRGRG